In a genomic window of Plectropomus leopardus isolate mb chromosome 6, YSFRI_Pleo_2.0, whole genome shotgun sequence:
- the tbx1 gene encoding T-box transcription factor TBX1 isoform X2, which yields MDDGGPLSPKANAFSIASLISAAEQAGNAAFDKHSTGPNTPDLHNHSSFKMHYSTVTREMEAFTTSSLSSLNTPGGYHLSPSPGDPYSQHESHFEPCPAAQHNYNYPGTNPGQAPPSDSGTPNCSSSSANSTPNGKTIVKKNPKVANINVQLEMKALWDEFNQLGTEMIVTKAGRRMFPTFQVKIFGMDPMADYMLLMDFLPVDDKRYRYAFHSSSWLVAGKADPATPGRVHYHPDSPAKGAQWMKQIVSFDKLKLTNNLLDDNGHIILNSMHRYQPRFHVVYVDPRKDSEKYAEENYKTFVFEETRFTAVTAYQNHRITQLKIASNPFAKGFRDCDPEDWPRNHRPGSLPIMSAFARTRNPMSSPPQQNGTEKEDSRREYERDPSGTPIHADPAHQLMSRVLSPALPVPGGLHAVPLTSGRPSPPHDLRSDPHALPPDTLHHHPYKYPTTYEHYLGAKTRPSPYPLPSIRGHTYHHHMNPATANMYSATSGPSNYDYGPR from the exons ATGGACGACGGCGGTCCCCTCTCTCCAAAGGCAAATGCTTTCAGTATTGCCTCTCTGATTTCGGCTGCAGAGCAAGCAGGAAACGCCGCGTTTGACAAACACAGCACCGGCCCGAACACGCCAGACCTGCATAACCACAGTTCCTTTAAAATGCACTACAGCACTGTCACCCGGGAAATGGAAG CCTTCACGACGAGCAGCCTGAGCAGCCTCAACACGCCGGGGGGCTACCACCTCTCTCCGTCCCCCGGGGACCCCTACAGCCAACATGAGTCCCACTTCGAGCCCTGTCCGGCCGCCCAGCATAACTACAACTACCCGGGGACTAACCCGGGCCAGGCCCCGCCGAGTGACAGCGGGACTCCCAACTGCTCCTCGTCGTCCGCCAACTCCACACCGAACGGCAAAACTATAGTGAAGAAGAACCCCAAAGTGGCCAACATTAACGTCCAGCTGGAGATGAAAGCTTTATGGGATGAATTTAATCAGCTTGGGACGGAGATGATCGTTACAAAGGCTGGCAG gAGAATGTTTCCAACTTTCCAAGTGAAAATATTTGGGATGGATCCCATGGCAGACTACATGCTCCTGATGGACTTCCTGCCTGTAGACGACAAACGTTACAG GTATGCTTTCCACAGCTCATCGTGGCTGGTTGCCGGTAAAGCAGACCCCGCCACACCGGGCAGGGTCCACTACCACCCGGACTCTCCAGCCAAAGGCGCACAGTGGATGAAGCAGATTGTCTCCTTTGATAAACTCAAACTCACCAACAACCTGCTGGACGACAACGGCCAT ATCATTCTGAACTCCATGCACCGCTACCAGCCCAGGTTTCATGTGGTTTATGTGGACCCCCGCAAAGACAGCGAGAAATATGCCGAGGAGAATTACAAAACCTTTGTTTTTGAGGAAACCCGCTTCACGGCGGTCACAGCGTACCAGAACCACCGG ATCACACAGCTGAAGATAGCCAGCAATCCCTTTGCAAAGGGCTTCAGGGATTGTGACCCAGAGGACTG GCCCAGGAATCACAGGCCAGGCTCTCTGCCAATAATGAGTGCCTTTGCCAGAACAAGAAACCCAATGTCATCTCCCCCTCAGCAGAACGGCACAGAGAAAG AGGACAGTAGGCGGGAGTACGAGCGAGACCCCAGCGGCACGCCCATACACGCTGACCCAGCTCACCAACTGATGTCCCGGGTCCTCAGCCCCGCCTTGCCTGTCCCAGGAGGCCTCCACGCCGTCCCACTCACCAGTGGCCGACCCAGCCCTCCTCACGACCTTCGCTCAGATCCCCACGCTCTACCCCCGGACACCCTGCACCACCACCCTTACAAGTACCCGACCACCTATGAACACTACCTGGGTGCCAAGACCAGGCCGTCACCCTATCCTTTACCCAGTATCAGAGGACACACATACCACCACCACATGAACCCGGCCACAGCTAACATGTACTCAGCCACAAGTGGTCCCTCTAACTATGACTATGGGCCCAGATAA
- the tbx1 gene encoding T-box transcription factor TBX1 isoform X1 translates to MDDGGPLSPKANAFSIASLISAAEQAGNAAFDKHSTGPNTPDLHNHSSFKMHYSTVTREMEAISSPWLTQLSHFCDVAAFTTSSLSSLNTPGGYHLSPSPGDPYSQHESHFEPCPAAQHNYNYPGTNPGQAPPSDSGTPNCSSSSANSTPNGKTIVKKNPKVANINVQLEMKALWDEFNQLGTEMIVTKAGRRMFPTFQVKIFGMDPMADYMLLMDFLPVDDKRYRYAFHSSSWLVAGKADPATPGRVHYHPDSPAKGAQWMKQIVSFDKLKLTNNLLDDNGHIILNSMHRYQPRFHVVYVDPRKDSEKYAEENYKTFVFEETRFTAVTAYQNHRITQLKIASNPFAKGFRDCDPEDWPRNHRPGSLPIMSAFARTRNPMSSPPQQNGTEKEDSRREYERDPSGTPIHADPAHQLMSRVLSPALPVPGGLHAVPLTSGRPSPPHDLRSDPHALPPDTLHHHPYKYPTTYEHYLGAKTRPSPYPLPSIRGHTYHHHMNPATANMYSATSGPSNYDYGPR, encoded by the exons ATGGACGACGGCGGTCCCCTCTCTCCAAAGGCAAATGCTTTCAGTATTGCCTCTCTGATTTCGGCTGCAGAGCAAGCAGGAAACGCCGCGTTTGACAAACACAGCACCGGCCCGAACACGCCAGACCTGCATAACCACAGTTCCTTTAAAATGCACTACAGCACTGTCACCCGGGAAATGGAAG CCATATCCAGTCCGTGGCTGACGCAGCTGTCCCATTTTTGCGATGTTGCAGCCTTCACGACGAGCAGCCTGAGCAGCCTCAACACGCCGGGGGGCTACCACCTCTCTCCGTCCCCCGGGGACCCCTACAGCCAACATGAGTCCCACTTCGAGCCCTGTCCGGCCGCCCAGCATAACTACAACTACCCGGGGACTAACCCGGGCCAGGCCCCGCCGAGTGACAGCGGGACTCCCAACTGCTCCTCGTCGTCCGCCAACTCCACACCGAACGGCAAAACTATAGTGAAGAAGAACCCCAAAGTGGCCAACATTAACGTCCAGCTGGAGATGAAAGCTTTATGGGATGAATTTAATCAGCTTGGGACGGAGATGATCGTTACAAAGGCTGGCAG gAGAATGTTTCCAACTTTCCAAGTGAAAATATTTGGGATGGATCCCATGGCAGACTACATGCTCCTGATGGACTTCCTGCCTGTAGACGACAAACGTTACAG GTATGCTTTCCACAGCTCATCGTGGCTGGTTGCCGGTAAAGCAGACCCCGCCACACCGGGCAGGGTCCACTACCACCCGGACTCTCCAGCCAAAGGCGCACAGTGGATGAAGCAGATTGTCTCCTTTGATAAACTCAAACTCACCAACAACCTGCTGGACGACAACGGCCAT ATCATTCTGAACTCCATGCACCGCTACCAGCCCAGGTTTCATGTGGTTTATGTGGACCCCCGCAAAGACAGCGAGAAATATGCCGAGGAGAATTACAAAACCTTTGTTTTTGAGGAAACCCGCTTCACGGCGGTCACAGCGTACCAGAACCACCGG ATCACACAGCTGAAGATAGCCAGCAATCCCTTTGCAAAGGGCTTCAGGGATTGTGACCCAGAGGACTG GCCCAGGAATCACAGGCCAGGCTCTCTGCCAATAATGAGTGCCTTTGCCAGAACAAGAAACCCAATGTCATCTCCCCCTCAGCAGAACGGCACAGAGAAAG AGGACAGTAGGCGGGAGTACGAGCGAGACCCCAGCGGCACGCCCATACACGCTGACCCAGCTCACCAACTGATGTCCCGGGTCCTCAGCCCCGCCTTGCCTGTCCCAGGAGGCCTCCACGCCGTCCCACTCACCAGTGGCCGACCCAGCCCTCCTCACGACCTTCGCTCAGATCCCCACGCTCTACCCCCGGACACCCTGCACCACCACCCTTACAAGTACCCGACCACCTATGAACACTACCTGGGTGCCAAGACCAGGCCGTCACCCTATCCTTTACCCAGTATCAGAGGACACACATACCACCACCACATGAACCCGGCCACAGCTAACATGTACTCAGCCACAAGTGGTCCCTCTAACTATGACTATGGGCCCAGATAA